TTCGGTAGACTTCAAGTAGTTTGGAAGCTCAACGCTCCAAGCAGAAGCTGGAAAAGCCCATAGCGGCTCTCACGCACTCATCTGGAGGCATCGCGATGCGCATGCTCGGTCGCACCGTGACGGTGCTCGGGCTGGCGTCACTGGCTCTCGCCCCGTCCCTCGCCGCCCAGGTGACGGGCTTCGAGACGTACCGCTGGTACATCGGGGCTCAGGCTGGCGCCACAATCTTCGAAACCGAGACCCAGACCAAAGGCGCCATCATCACCGGCGGCGTCCACATGCTGGTCACGGCCAAGCGCACCGGCCTCATCCTGGCCGTGGAGGAGGGCTTCAAGAAGAACCAGGGCAGCTCCTACGCGGACGCCACGGTACTCGGGGGCTCGCGGCAGGTCCTGTTCAACAACATCCGCAAGTATTCCGCTTCGCTGGTGGTGTTCCCGCTCAAGACCGTCGCCCAGCCGTACGTGGGCGTCGGGGCTGGATACATCCACACCGTGAAGAACTACCCGCAGGGGTTCTTCGCCACCCCCGCCGACGCCGACAGCGCCGAGGCGCTCGCCAGCCGGCTCGGCGGCAGCGGGTTCATCAGCCTGGTGGGCGGCGTACAGTTCCGCGTGTCGCGGATCATGCTCTTCGGTCAGTACATGCTGGCCTCAGCACCCCAGAACGGAAAGCTGCTCGTCGGACCGACGCACGCCTTCATGGGCGGGATCCGCTTCGGCCTGGGCCGTGCCCGAGAGGGCTCGGACGGCGCCAGCGGGACGAGCGGCGGCGACTAGCCCTCACGGGCGCGGCCTGCAGGTGCCCACGCCAACGGGGCGGGCCACGGTGGCCCGCCCCGCTTTGTTTCAGGGCACCGGTCGTGAGAGCCAGGGCGAGCCCTGGAGGGTAAATCGCAGGGGCCAGTTGCGCGCCCGCGAAATCCCGATCCGCAGCGATGCCACCACCTCCGCGCCTGCCGCTTCGCCGCGCAGTACCACGGCGGTGGACGGGTGGCGCCGGGCGCCATCGAGGACTCGGGTGATGCCCAGCGCTGCGCACAGCCGACCGGGCCCGGCGCAGAGTAATCGGTCGGGCACCCCACCGCGACGGCGCCGCATGAGTGCCAGTCCTTCCAGCGGCTCCAGGGCCCGGAGCAGCACGGCGGCACCCTGGCCGGGCGGACCGGTGACCAGGTTGGCGCACCAGTGCAGCCCGTAGCTCCGGTACACGTACCAGGTCCCCGGCGGCCCGTAGATCGCGGCGTTCTGCCGGTGGCGCCGGAACCCGTAGGCGTGCGAGGCCGGATCCTCGGCGCCGAGGTACGCCTCGACCTCCACGATTCGCCCGCTCGCCCGGCGACCGCCCGCGCCCACGACGAGGACGGCCCCGAGCAGCTCGCGGGCCACGATGCTGGCATCCCGCCGGAAAAAGGAAACGGGCAGCGAGGCTGCCCGTTGTCCCGCCTGCATCGCTATTCCTCCGCCTTCTTCTTGGCCCGGGTCCGGGGCGCCGCCTTCTTCTTTGGCGGCGGAGCCTCGGCCTCCTCCGATGCCTCCGGCGCGGGTTTCGCCGCCTTCTTCCGGGCGGGGGCCCGGCCCTTCTTCACCGGCTCGGCTGCGGGCGCCTCCTCCTCGAGGTTCACCACGCCGATCATCGGGATCACCGCGGAGGCCGACCCGAGCCGGGTACCACGACGGAACCGCAGGCCGCCGCGCACCGACGCCGCCTCGGCATTGGTGGCAGGGGCCGGCTGGTCCTCACCGCCAGCGGCGTCGGTGGCCGCGGACGGCGCGATCCCGGGCACCGGGCCGGAGTCGGTGCGCCGCCCGATGACCTCGTAGTCGTCCTCGCCCAGCTTCCGCACATCCGCCACCTCGGCGTCGTGGGCCTGCCGCAGGAGGCGGAAGAAGCGGCCGCTGTCGAGCAGGGGGTCCTGACGGCCGTAGAGGGCCGACATCCGATTGCGGACGGCATCATGCCCC
The Gemmatimonadota bacterium DNA segment above includes these coding regions:
- a CDS encoding DNA-3-methyladenine glycosylase — protein: MQAGQRAASLPVSFFRRDASIVARELLGAVLVVGAGGRRASGRIVEVEAYLGAEDPASHAYGFRRHRQNAAIYGPPGTWYVYRSYGLHWCANLVTGPPGQGAAVLLRALEPLEGLALMRRRRGGVPDRLLCAGPGRLCAALGITRVLDGARRHPSTAVVLRGEAAGAEVVASLRIGISRARNWPLRFTLQGSPWLSRPVP